One window of the Anopheles cruzii chromosome 2, idAnoCruzAS_RS32_06, whole genome shotgun sequence genome contains the following:
- the LOC128278751 gene encoding nuclear pore glycoprotein p62 → MNFSFGTPTTTTASAGGFSLGAPTTTSTAATGFSFGSTPTFGATGNTAPSVAAPSGNIPTLSFGASLGAIPQQSNPASTLPTFGSLGTAPLGGTVATSNPVAPVASNTVSIAATTPANVNPLAGSIPTPAITTSVAAPASAPLTLGGFGLPKPAEQSAPSAATTTTGQPATLSLGTANTTAPPATGTTGPAVAASLTTTTQTTQSAAVPTGQQLKFFQLEEFINKWTLELEEQEKLFTNQATQVNAWDNMLLSNSEKIVTLNEAVTKVKAEQNAMEQELEFITAQHTELEECIVPLEQELSRITQIDLERGQTYSMAETLDSQLKQMYEDLKEVIEHLNDAYKYTDPNDPLVQIGKILNAHMNSLQWIESSSTAITNRLEEINKMHETLRKDNERSFRLTYYDQ, encoded by the coding sequence ATGAACTTTTCCTTTGGCACGCCCACCACTACCACCGCTTCGGCGGGTGGATTTTCGCTGGGTGCTCCGACAACAACTAGCACTGCGGCAACCGGTTTTTCCTTTGGATCAACGCCGACCTTCGGCGCCACGGGCAACACCGCACCATCGGTCGCCGCTCCATCGGGAAACATTCCGACGCTATCATTCGGTGCATCGCTCGGAGCAATCCCACAGCAATCCAACCCGGCGAGCACTTTGCCAACGTTCGGATCACTGGGAACAGCTCCTTTGGGAGGAACAGTGGCCACGAGCAATCCGGTAGCGCCGGTGGCATCTAACACCGTCTCAATCGCTGCAACTACGCCCGCAAATGTAAATCCACTGGCTGGTTCGATCCCAACACCAGCCATTACAACCTCTGTTGCGGCTCCGGCATCGGCACCTCTAACTCTCGGTGGATTCGGTTTACCAAAGCCTGCGGAACAATCGGCTCCGTCAGCTGCCACTACAACTACCGGCCAACCTGCGACACTCTCGCTAGGCACAGCGAACACCActgcgccaccggccaccggaacaacCGGACCAGCCGTCGCTGCCAGCCTTACGACAACCACCCAGACGACGCAGTCAGCAGCGGTGCCAACCGGGCAACAATTGAAGTTTTTCCAACTGGAAGAGTTTATCAATAAGTGGACgctcgagctggaggagcAGGAAAAGCTGTTCACTAACCAGGCGACGCAGGTTAACGCCTGGGATAATATGCTTCTGTCCAACTCAGAAAAGATCGTTACACTGAACGAAGCGGTCACGAAGGTGAAGGCGGAACAAAACGCGATGGAACAGGAGTTGGAGTTCATTACGGCGCAACACACCGAGCTTGAGGAGTGTATTGTGCCGCTCGAGCAGGAGCTGTCCCGTATCACGCAGATCGATCTCGAGCGTGGCCAAACGTACTCGATGGCCGAAACGCTCGATTCGCAGCTGAAGCAGATGTACGAAGATCTGAAGGAGGTGATCGAGCATCTCAACGATGCTTACAAGTACACAGATCCGAACGATCCGCTCGTGCAGATCGGAAAGATACTGAATGCGCACATGAATTCGCTACAGTGGATCGAATCGTCGTCGACGGCCATCACGAACCGGTTGGAGGAAATCAACAAGATGCACGAAACGTTACGAAAAGACAACGAGCGTTCATTTCGCTTGACGTACTATGATCAGTAA
- the LOC128278646 gene encoding gastrula zinc finger protein XlCGF57.1-like codes for MSLKICRICLNPTDMDGYSIYELASGESTLYVVLHRLYPFAFSEDDSEQWPKKVCKDCKPKILVAYELYQLCMASGERLQRLLTDNRVDSFDEHGLTGLQKESGVAVEKEFVPCETLDDCVSQFPIKDEEPARVEDKLDPDAVEQYPCLYCEGVWFPLQSRLDDHLKKLHVNRIHYCAPCSRVFSDKDKFECHRKCHALGRTFFCTSCEKGFQTAEGHRLHVLSHDDPYLCSECGKKFETKSNLKQHVKRHSNVKPFVCKLCPSKFHSKGELQTHQYTHSKVKQFSCDVCGGQFTKNSSLVKHKRIHTGLRPFNCDACSRSFYSADLLKRHMLSHTGEKPFKCRYCGRQFSQSNDMVKHTRTHVGANIYQCDRCDDSFRLLSELRNHYMVHYQQDSEKCTGSTAVIDDREIRFTSTDILNLRYLKEASQKKSDE; via the exons ATGTCGCTGAAGATTTGTCGGATTTGCTTAAATCCTACAGACATGGATGGCTATAGTATTTACGAGCTGGCGAGTGGAGAATCTACGCTCTACGTGGTCCTGCATCGACTGTATCCCTTCGCCTTTTCAGAAGACGATAGTGAGCAATGGCCAAAGAAAGTTTGCAAAGACTGTAAACCCAAAATACTAGTCGCGTACGAACTCTACCAGCTTTGCATGGCTAGCGGTGAACGCTTGCAACGGTTACTTACGGATAACCGCGTGGATTCGTTCGATGAGCATGGACTTACGGGTTTGCAAAAGGAAAGTGGCGTAGCTGTGGAAAAAGAATTCGTTCCTTGCGAAACGTTAGACGATTGTGTTTCGCAATTCCCAATAAAGGACGAGGAACCGGCAAGGGTTGAAGACAAACTAGAT CCTGATGCAGTGGAACAGTATCCCTGCTTGTACTGTGAGGGAGTATGGTTTCCCTTACAATCTCGTCTCGATGATCATTTGAAGAAGTTGCACGTGAATCGGATCCACTATTGCGCGCCTTGCAGTAGAGTTTTTTCCGACAAAGACAAATTTGAGTGCCATCGAAAATGTCACGCTTTGGGGCGGACTTTTTTCTGTACCAGCTGTGAAAAGGGTTTCCAAACTGCCGAAGGGCACAGGCTGCACGTGTTGTCGCACGACGATCCTTACCTGTGTTCGGAGTGCGGGaaaaaatttgaaaccaaAAGCAATTTAAAGCAACATGTGAAACGGCACTCCAATGTGAAACCCTTTGTCTGCAAACTGTGTCCTTCGAAATTCCACTCTAAAG GTGAACTACAAACGCATCAGTACACACATTCAAAAGTTAAGCAATTCAGTTGTGATGTATGCGGGGGACAGTTTACAAAAAATTCTTCCTTGGTCAAGCACAAGCGAATCCACACTG GTTTACGTCCATTCAATTGTGATGCTTGCAGTAGAAG CTTCTACTCGGCGGATCTTTTGAAGCGTCACATGCTATCGCACACAGGAGAAAAGCCTTTTAAATGCCGATACTGTGGACGTCAGTTCTCACAAAGCAACGATATGGTGAAGCATACGCGAACACACGTTGGGGCCAACATTTACCAGTGCGATCGGTGTGATGATTCTTTCCGTTTACTTTCGGAACTACGAAATCATTACATGGTACATTACCAACAGGACAGTGAAAAGTGTACCGGCTCTACAGCAGTGATAGACGACCGGGAAATTCGGTTCACCAGTACCGATATATTGAACCTGCGATACTTGAAGGAAGCGTCGCAAAAGAAATCTGACGAATAG
- the LOC128278645 gene encoding zinc finger protein ZIC 3-like, with protein sequence MSFYTSHHLKRHMLTHTGEKPFKCHYCDRKFAQSNDMVKHTRIHIGACIYQCNRCDASFRLLSELRNHYKDHYQQGNEETPGWTSAEEERHIRFTSMDILNLRYAKEASRWSTIRKVIAKATVRPATNGSD encoded by the exons ATGAG TTTTTACACGTCCCATCATCTGAAACGTCACATGCTAACCCACACGGGTGAAAAACCGTTCAAATGCCATTACTGTGATCGTAAATTCGCGCAAAGTAATGATATGGTGAAACATACGCGGATCCACATTGGAGCCTGCATTTATCAGTGCAACCGGTGTGATGCTTCTTTCCGATTGCTATCGGAACTAAGAAATCACTACAAGGATCACTACCAGCaaggaaacgaagaaacacCAGGATGGACCTCCGCGGAAGAAGAACGGCATATTCGATTCACCAGTATGGATATATTGAACTTGCGGTACGCCAAAGAAGCGTCACGATGGTCAACGATACGAAAGGTTATTGCCAAGGCGACCGTTCGTCCTGCCACGAATGGTTCAGATTAA